The genomic DNA TTTGCCAAGGCTTTGATTTTGGCGGGATCGCCGCCACCGATGATCAGTTGCTTCATCTCATCGGTCATTTCGATAAACTCCAGAAGCAAGGTCTGTCCATAGTAACCGAGCCCGTCGCATTTTTCACAGGGTTCGATTTCGTTGCCATCTTCATCCACGGTTTCACGCGGCGGACGATACAGCATCTTGGTCGTTTTGGGTAAACCCATCTTGGCAATCAGTTTAGGGTTGGGCCGGAATGCTTCTTTACACTTGTCACAAAGTGTACGAATCAGGCGATAGCCTACAACACACTTCAGAGTATCCACGCCCTTCTCGACGCTGCCTGCCAGCTTGCAGAACTTCATCATCCCGGTAACAGCGTCTTTGGCCGAAATCTCAGCGATCATGGTGATCTCGTCTTTGACCCCCATGATGCTGCGGACATAGTCTTCATCCGTGATGGGCTTCAGATAAATGATATCTGCTTCCATACGGATGATTCGCCGCAACTCGTCGTCAAACGTATCTCCCTCTTTTTCATCCAGGGTTGCGATGTGGCTGAACTCGCGATGCTCCGGTTCTGCCAGAGCGAAGATCGTATACTGGTAGGCGTCAACAGATCGCACCACACCAAAGGTGGTGGTGGTCAGTCCCGAGTTCGGGGGGCCACTGACCAGAATCAATCCGTTGCGACCGGTGCTCAGCGAACGAATGCGTTCTTTCAGCTCCTCGGTAATCCCGATATCGTCTGCGCGATCCAGGGGATGTTTCACGTCGATGGCTTTGATTGTCAACCGTTCGCCCGCAGGTGTTGGAGCAGTGGCGACCCGCAACTGGTAATTCACCTCTTCCAGTTCCGCATTCACGCCCCCCTGCTGGGGACGTTTCCGTTCCTGGATGTTCAAGCCGGAGAGCAGTTTAATGATCTGCACCACGGCCATTCCCTGTTGTTTGGAAAGCTTGGGGCCCGGGTTAGGTACGCCATCCACATAAAAGGCCACCTGATACCGTTCGCCCTTTGGTTCAAATCGAATCATCTGTGCCCGCAGAGCCAGCCCGTCGGTGATGATATTCTTAGCGGGCATCAATCCCGCTTTGACCAGACGTGCATTATCTTTCAGATTCGCGGGCTGTCCATTTAACGCCCCCTGGAACGAGACTGGTTCGATCTCTTCTTCGAGTTCTTCCTCTTCATCCCGGGACTTTCCAAAACCAAAGATCACAGGCGTTACCTCTTATATCAATCGGAGTAAATATCTGACGGGCGA from Gimesia sp. includes the following:
- a CDS encoding ATPase, T2SS/T4P/T4SS family, coding for MIFGFGKSRDEEEELEEEIEPVSFQGALNGQPANLKDNARLVKAGLMPAKNIITDGLALRAQMIRFEPKGERYQVAFYVDGVPNPGPKLSKQQGMAVVQIIKLLSGLNIQERKRPQQGGVNAELEEVNYQLRVATAPTPAGERLTIKAIDVKHPLDRADDIGITEELKERIRSLSTGRNGLILVSGPPNSGLTTTTFGVVRSVDAYQYTIFALAEPEHREFSHIATLDEKEGDTFDDELRRIIRMEADIIYLKPITDEDYVRSIMGVKDEITMIAEISAKDAVTGMMKFCKLAGSVEKGVDTLKCVVGYRLIRTLCDKCKEAFRPNPKLIAKMGLPKTTKMLYRPPRETVDEDGNEIEPCEKCDGLGYYGQTLLLEFIEMTDEMKQLIIGGGDPAKIKALAKKQDMPSMQKDGIRLVAEGKTSLEELQRAFKQG